The DNA sequence GTTATAGAAACAGTCGGAATTTGAAGCGAACTTTGTTTCATTGAAACGTTCAATATAAATTCTTCGGATTCAACTACTATCGAACGAGTTTCTGATGCGTATCCAAGCAACGAAAATTTGATGACATACGCGCCTTCATCAATATTTATTATTGTGTATTCACCGCGTTCATTTGTGCTCGCTCCGTGTTTAATTGCTGGTATCGTTACATTCACTCCGACAAGCGGTTCTTTTGTTTGTGCGTCAATAACTTTTCCAGCTATATGACCACTCAATTTATCAGTTGCTTTTGCTGTTGAAAAAAGAAGTACGAACAGCAACGTACATAATAACATTAGTTTATGCATAGAAGTAAATTCTTATTAAAATTGTTTTTAAAATAAATACGATGCTCATTGACGTTACGTTTTAGCATCAAATAGAAAAGACGGATTTATTTAAGAATTTACAGTGGGAGGTCCTCGACTTTCGAAAAAGGAAAATTGAGGTTGTAAAAATTGATGGGAATGTTCGAATGAAACAAATTCTATTTCATCGAAACATCGAACAGTAAATGAAGAAGTGAATGATTGTGGGTTACTTGTTCGAACACACGCAAGACAATCGTCTTTTTGATACGTTGTATGATGATGCGTTACACCGCAACCAACATCATCTTTAAATGAAACATTTCCGGATGAAATAGCATTGTGCGTATGAAATAACTCGCCAACAAATCCAATTCCGATGTAAAACATCAGAAGAAAAATTGTTACTGTTTTATAGTATGTTGAATTATTTGAAAACACTATTATGTTTTTGTGAACAAGAATTAGCGAAAAATTGTATAATAATAAATTTTGTTGATTAACAGCGATGAAACGGTTTGAAAACAGAAATAGTTTCGTATGAAGAAATTATTACTTCTTCATCGCTCTCCCTTTTTCTTTTCCCTATATTTTGCTCGTGAAAATTGACCATAACTATTCGTCATTTCTTGCAAGGCGTTGTTCCTTCCACTTACTTTCTTTTTATTCTCTCAATTTATTGTATTCATTCTTACTTCGATAATTAAGCGCGCTAAAATTACAAAACAAAAATATAATACCAAATAAAAGTCTTGATTTGCATACAATTGAATTAAATTTAAATGCTCTCGAGCAATTTTCTCCCAAACTAATTTCTTTTTATAAAGAACTTTCTACAAAAGCAGTTACGATTGCAAAAAAAAAACGAGGAAGTATTTCAAAAGAACAAAAGAAAAAACTTTTCAACATTCTGAAAAAGAAATAGAACACAGATTACACAGATGAAACAGATTTTACACGGATAAAAAATCAGTGAACATCTACATCAGTGTCATCCGTGTTCTATTAACTCATCAATAAACTTTTCGTATTTTTGTCCGCAAAAATTCTGAACAAAATATGAAAGCACTCATCGCAAGCGGAGGACGCGGCACTCGACTTCGACCGCTCACGCATACGCAAAACAAACATCTCATTCCCATCGCAAACAAACCGATTTTGCATTACGCAATCGAACACGTTGTTGATGCGGGAATAAAAGAAATTGGCATTGTTGTGAACGCGGATGATACCGAAGTTCAAAAAACAATCGGTAACGGCGACAAGTGGAATGTGAAGATTACGTTCATTCCACAAACTATTCCCGGCGGATTATCGCAAGTGGTGCAACTCGCAGAAAAATTTATCGGCAAAGACAATTTTATTTTTTATCTCGGCGATAATATGGTTGTCGGCGGCGTGAAGCGTTTCATAGACGAGTTTGAAAAAAGTAAATGTGATTGTTTTCTCACGCTCGCAAAAGTAAAAGACCCGGAACGATTTGGCGTTCCTGAAATCAAGAACGGAAGAATTATCGGTGTGGAAGAAAAACCGAAACTTCCGAAAAGTCAATTTGCTGTTTCGGGAATTTACATTTACAATCACCACATTTTTGAAGCGGTGAACAGCATAAAACCATCGGCGCGCGGCGAGTTGGAAATTTCCGATGCGCATCAGTATTTGATTGACAAAGGTTTTACGATTGGTTATGCGGAAATTACCGGTTGGTGGAAAGACACGGGAAAACCAAATGATT is a window from the Ignavibacteria bacterium genome containing:
- a CDS encoding glucose-1-phosphate thymidylyltransferase codes for the protein MKALIASGGRGTRLRPLTHTQNKHLIPIANKPILHYAIEHVVDAGIKEIGIVVNADDTEVQKTIGNGDKWNVKITFIPQTIPGGLSQVVQLAEKFIGKDNFIFYLGDNMVVGGVKRFIDEFEKSKCDCFLTLAKVKDPERFGVPEIKNGRIIGVEEKPKLPKSQFAVSGIYIYNHHIFEAVNSIKPSARGELEISDAHQYLIDKGFTIGYAEITGWWKDTGKPNDLLEANRLVLDNIQTKISGNVDALSSIAGKVIVESGAKITNSIVRGPAIIGKNCVLENSYVGPFTSIGDNSLVQNSEVEYSIVMTHCKIQNVNIRIEGSILGNDVEIVEAMGKPRVHRFMIGDQSRVEVA